The Terriglobales bacterium genome has a segment encoding these proteins:
- a CDS encoding glycoside hydrolase, giving the protein MKRAILLTFFLVAATVAATTVAAQQSSPDLFREMRWRMIGPFRGGRTVPMVGVPSQPNVFYIGVNNGGVFKTTDAGRTWWSIFDDQPTQSVGAVAVAPSDPNILYVGSGEGLQRPDLSVGDGIYRTGDGGRTWQHLGLRDGQQIAQIIVDPKDPDRLLVAVLGHPYGPNAERGVFRSLDGGKTFQKVLYKDENTGAVDLAFDPANAQTVYAALWAQRLAPWENGVWQGKTSGLYKSTDGGTTWRQLTKGLPGAADDLGRIGLGVAPSNGKIIYAMVDAPKLAGVYRSDDAGETWRRVNSDARVSERGSDFAEIKPDPKDPEIVYVAGIQTFRSTDGGKTFVGWKGAPGGDDYHRLWINPEHPEIIAIASDQGATISVNGGATWSSWYNQPSAQFYHVITDNQFPYWVYGGQQESGSAAVASRGDSGAITFRDWHPVGVEEYGYVAPDPRDPNIIYGGKASRYDARTGQTQDVAPELVRSGKVRFLRTEPILFSPKDPSVLYLAGNVLFKTTDGGHSWGVISPDLSRPDPGVPQNFAVFTQDGHKVDRRGVIYAVAPSFQDVNVIWAGTDDGLIHVTRDGGQTWTNVTPPELTAWSKVAQLETSHWDDHACYAAINRIRLDDLRPYIYRTRDGGRTWQLITAGLPANEPVNTVKEDPERRGLLFAGTERSVYVSFDDGDHWQSLRQNLPATSIRDLVVHNDDIVVGTHGRGFWILDDITPLRQVNAEVTGGSAFLFKPQVAIRVRRSTYTDTPLPPEEPAGENPPDGAMIHYWLPAPVKELTLEIVDGSGDIVRRYSSADRPAPVDEKKLRHPMYWVEQPQRLSAAAGMHRFVWDLHWPEPKLERDYPIAAIVHRTPLAPKGPRALPGEYTVRLTADGKAYTQPLTVKMDPRVTATPESLRRMFTLEQQITAMAEEDHKALEQARALRKQIAAVRPGAAAAGAALDDLDGKLQQLESGQRRRGGGGAGPTTAGASTAAPGPASLASVNANLKSVYDAVDSADAEPTAQAVSDLARVMQDWKDAMDRWMAVQAGELASTNAELKKAGLAELKVE; this is encoded by the coding sequence ATGAAGCGCGCCATATTGCTTACTTTTTTTCTCGTCGCGGCCACCGTGGCCGCCACCACCGTTGCCGCCCAGCAATCCAGTCCCGATCTGTTCCGCGAGATGCGCTGGCGCATGATCGGGCCGTTTCGCGGGGGCCGGACGGTGCCGATGGTGGGCGTGCCGTCGCAGCCCAACGTCTTCTATATAGGCGTGAACAACGGCGGCGTCTTCAAGACCACCGATGCGGGACGGACGTGGTGGTCCATTTTCGACGACCAGCCGACGCAGTCGGTGGGCGCGGTGGCCGTGGCCCCGTCGGACCCCAACATTCTTTATGTGGGCAGCGGCGAGGGGTTGCAGCGGCCCGATCTTTCGGTCGGCGACGGAATCTACAGAACTGGCGACGGCGGAAGGACGTGGCAGCACCTTGGCCTGCGCGACGGCCAGCAGATCGCCCAGATCATCGTTGATCCGAAGGACCCGGACCGCCTGCTGGTCGCCGTGCTCGGGCACCCGTATGGTCCGAACGCGGAGCGCGGCGTTTTTCGCTCGCTCGACGGCGGCAAGACGTTCCAGAAGGTCCTTTACAAGGATGAGAACACCGGCGCGGTGGACCTGGCGTTCGATCCCGCGAACGCGCAAACCGTTTACGCGGCGCTGTGGGCGCAGCGGCTGGCGCCGTGGGAAAACGGCGTGTGGCAGGGCAAGACGAGCGGGCTGTACAAGTCAACCGACGGCGGCACGACGTGGCGACAGCTCACCAAGGGCCTGCCCGGCGCGGCGGATGACCTGGGGCGCATCGGGCTGGGCGTGGCGCCTTCGAACGGCAAGATCATTTACGCGATGGTGGACGCGCCGAAGCTGGCGGGCGTGTATCGCTCTGACGACGCGGGCGAGACGTGGCGGCGGGTGAATTCCGATGCGCGCGTCTCCGAGCGCGGCTCGGACTTCGCCGAGATCAAGCCTGATCCGAAGGACCCCGAGATCGTTTACGTGGCCGGCATTCAGACATTCCGCTCGACCGACGGCGGAAAAACGTTTGTCGGATGGAAGGGCGCGCCCGGCGGCGACGACTATCACCGCCTCTGGATCAATCCCGAGCATCCGGAGATCATCGCGATCGCCAGCGACCAGGGCGCGACGATTTCCGTCAACGGTGGCGCGACCTGGAGCAGCTGGTACAACCAGCCGAGCGCGCAGTTCTACCACGTGATCACCGACAACCAGTTTCCCTACTGGGTGTACGGCGGGCAGCAGGAGTCGGGTTCGGCAGCGGTGGCGAGCCGCGGCGATTCGGGCGCGATCACGTTTCGCGACTGGCATCCGGTGGGGGTGGAGGAGTACGGCTACGTGGCGCCCGATCCGCGCGATCCCAACATCATTTATGGCGGCAAGGCGTCGCGCTACGACGCGCGCACCGGCCAGACGCAGGATGTGGCGCCGGAACTGGTGCGCTCGGGCAAGGTTCGTTTCCTGCGGACCGAGCCGATCCTGTTTTCGCCGAAGGACCCCAGCGTGCTGTATCTGGCCGGCAACGTCCTGTTCAAGACGACCGATGGCGGGCACTCGTGGGGCGTGATCTCGCCGGACCTGAGCCGTCCCGATCCCGGCGTGCCGCAGAATTTCGCGGTGTTCACGCAGGATGGGCACAAAGTTGACCGCCGGGGGGTGATTTACGCCGTGGCGCCCAGCTTCCAGGATGTCAACGTGATCTGGGCCGGCACGGACGACGGCCTGATTCACGTGACGCGCGATGGCGGGCAGACATGGACGAACGTGACGCCGCCGGAACTCACCGCGTGGAGCAAGGTCGCGCAACTGGAGACCTCGCACTGGGACGACCACGCCTGCTATGCGGCGATCAACCGCATCCGGCTCGACGACCTGAGGCCGTACATCTATCGCACGCGCGACGGCGGCAGGACGTGGCAGCTCATCACCGCCGGGCTTCCGGCGAACGAGCCGGTGAACACGGTGAAGGAAGACCCCGAGCGGCGCGGGCTGCTGTTCGCCGGCACCGAGCGCAGCGTGTACGTGAGCTTCGACGACGGCGATCACTGGCAGTCGCTGCGTCAGAACCTGCCGGCGACTTCGATTCGCGACCTGGTGGTGCACAACGATGACATCGTGGTGGGCACGCACGGGCGCGGGTTCTGGATCCTGGACGACATCACGCCGCTGCGGCAGGTGAACGCCGAAGTTACTGGCGGCAGCGCGTTCCTGTTCAAACCGCAAGTGGCGATTCGCGTCCGCCGCTCGACCTACACCGACACGCCGCTGCCGCCGGAGGAGCCCGCCGGCGAAAACCCGCCCGACGGCGCGATGATCCACTACTGGCTGCCGGCGCCCGTGAAGGAGTTGACGCTGGAGATCGTCGACGGCAGCGGTGACATTGTCCGCCGCTACTCCAGCGCCGACCGGCCGGCGCCGGTGGATGAGAAGAAGCTGCGCCATCCCATGTACTGGGTGGAGCAGCCGCAGAGGTTGTCGGCGGCCGCGGGCATGCATCGGTTCGTGTGGGACCTGCACTGGCCGGAGCCGAAACTGGAGCGCGACTATCCCATTGCGGCGATCGTGCACCGGACGCCGCTGGCGCCGAAGGGCCCGCGGGCGCTGCCGGGCGAGTACACCGTCCGTCTGACCGCCGACGGGAAGGCGTACACGCAGCCGCTCACGGTAAAGATGGACCCGCGCGTGACGGCAACTCCGGAGTCGCTGCGCCGCATGTTCACGCTCGAGCAGCAGATCACGGCGATGGCGGAGGAGGACCACAAAGCGCTGGAGCAGGCGCGCGCCCTGCGCAAGCAGATTGCGGCCGTGCGTCCGGGGGCTGCTGCGGCCGGCGCGGCGCTCGACGATCTTGACGGCAAGCTGCAGCAGCTCGAATCGGGCCAGCGGCGGCGCGGAGGCGGCGGGGCCGGCCCCACAACCGCTGGCGCCAGCACCGCGGCGCCGGGACCAGCATCTCTCGCGTCGGTCAATGCCAACCTCAAGTCGGTGTACGACGCGGTGGATTCTGCCGACGCCGAACCGACGGCGCAAGCCGTCTCGGACCTGGCCCGGGTCATGCAGGATTGGAAGGACGCGATGGATCGCTGGATGGCGGTGCAGGCGGGCGAACTGGCTTCCACCAACGCGGAGTTGAAGAAGGCGGGGCTTGCGGAGTTGAAGGTGGAGTGA
- a CDS encoding ATP-binding protein has product MLNGTNQWLAARRWRIYAALVLLAVLPLLLFLYSADRFLRKYTNDSLTRQSHVAGDAVARILLEYLASGEAFLSSVAAEPGFNVAAGRGDTKAMSGSLGQACRLQPDFTYCAVYDAQGRLLVAYPAGVRADAATPVWFPAFARSQRAQISGVHPSPLGKGEPVLAAVVPIFDAHGRPLGALAGYYRLSAIQGWLKRWTPSGTRWITVVDQHRQAVAEPGDAARVRPDVKDFPAVARALAGNRGSAFYDRGGVRSLVVHQPIPALHWAVLIQLPVDEVNQALWKFEKPLALAALAFIGLAALFGYAGAFLYRKLRKSELRLRLDLMARSERRYRQLFDTNPQPMWVYDLESLKFLDVNEAAIHAYGYTRDEFRAMTIKDIRPPEDVPELLHSIASSEGQNQLDRVGVWRHRKKDGSLIAVEIRQHRIEIDGRPAGLILATDISEKKLLEERLRLAERMEAVGRLAGGVAHDFNNLLGVIIGYSDLLLEQVPAGHALRRRVEEIKAAGDRAAALTRQLLAFSRKQVLEPKVLDLNGVVGSMSSMLLRLIGENIELVTVLDPRAAKVKADPSQLEQVIMNLAVNARDAMPRGGKLTLETQTVVIGENDGRHIVQMPPGRYTMLAVSDTGIGMDAETRKRIFEPFFTTKEKDKGTGLGLATVYGIVKQSNGYIWVYSEVGKGTTFKVYLPAETVEEPVVEAPPAPPPIPTGSETILLVEDAASLRELSRELLEAMGYSVLEAAHGAEALRVAEEHAGQINLLMTDMIMPGITGRELADQLRASQRGLKVLFISGYTENAVAQHEELSPDAGFLQKPFSRESLARKLREVLKKPDAVSHEA; this is encoded by the coding sequence ATGCTCAACGGCACAAACCAATGGCTGGCGGCCAGACGCTGGCGCATCTATGCCGCGCTGGTCCTGCTCGCTGTCCTGCCTCTGCTTCTGTTTCTCTATTCGGCTGACCGGTTTCTGCGCAAGTACACCAACGACAGCCTGACCCGCCAAAGCCATGTAGCGGGAGACGCGGTAGCGCGCATCCTGCTCGAGTACCTGGCCAGCGGCGAGGCATTCCTCTCTTCGGTCGCTGCCGAACCCGGCTTCAACGTTGCCGCCGGCCGCGGCGACACGAAGGCGATGTCGGGCAGCCTCGGGCAGGCTTGCCGCCTGCAGCCCGACTTCACCTATTGCGCCGTGTACGACGCGCAGGGCCGGCTGCTGGTGGCCTATCCGGCCGGCGTTCGCGCCGACGCCGCGACGCCGGTGTGGTTTCCGGCATTTGCGCGCAGCCAGCGCGCTCAAATCTCCGGCGTTCATCCCTCGCCGCTGGGCAAGGGCGAGCCGGTGCTGGCGGCGGTGGTCCCCATTTTCGACGCGCATGGCAGGCCGCTGGGCGCGCTGGCCGGCTACTACCGGCTCTCGGCCATCCAGGGATGGCTGAAGCGCTGGACTCCAAGCGGCACGCGCTGGATCACGGTGGTGGACCAGCACCGCCAGGCGGTCGCCGAGCCGGGTGACGCAGCGCGTGTGCGTCCTGACGTGAAGGACTTCCCTGCCGTCGCGCGCGCGCTGGCCGGCAACCGCGGCAGCGCCTTCTACGACCGCGGAGGCGTGCGGTCGCTGGTGGTCCACCAGCCGATCCCGGCGCTGCATTGGGCGGTGCTCATCCAGTTGCCGGTGGACGAAGTGAACCAGGCGCTGTGGAAATTTGAGAAGCCGCTTGCGCTGGCTGCGCTGGCGTTCATCGGGCTGGCCGCCCTGTTCGGATATGCGGGCGCGTTCCTCTATCGCAAGCTGCGAAAGAGCGAGCTGCGCCTGCGCCTGGATTTGATGGCCAGGTCGGAGCGCCGCTATCGCCAGCTGTTCGACACAAACCCGCAGCCCATGTGGGTGTACGACCTGGAGTCGCTGAAGTTCCTCGATGTGAATGAGGCCGCGATCCACGCTTACGGCTACACGCGCGACGAGTTCCGCGCCATGACCATCAAGGACATCCGTCCGCCGGAAGACGTGCCCGAGCTGTTGCACAGCATCGCCAGCTCCGAAGGCCAGAACCAACTGGATCGGGTCGGCGTATGGCGGCATCGCAAGAAGGATGGATCGCTGATCGCGGTGGAAATCCGCCAGCACCGCATCGAGATCGATGGCCGGCCCGCCGGGCTGATCCTGGCCACCGACATCTCCGAGAAAAAGCTGCTGGAAGAACGCCTGCGCCTGGCCGAGCGCATGGAAGCCGTGGGCCGGCTGGCGGGCGGCGTGGCGCACGACTTCAACAACCTGCTGGGCGTCATCATCGGCTACAGCGACCTGCTGCTGGAGCAGGTGCCCGCCGGGCACGCGCTGCGCCGCCGCGTGGAAGAAATCAAGGCGGCCGGCGACCGCGCCGCCGCGCTCACGCGGCAACTGCTCGCCTTCAGCCGCAAACAGGTGCTCGAGCCCAAAGTGCTCGACCTGAACGGCGTGGTGGGCAGCATGAGCAGCATGCTGCTGCGGCTGATCGGCGAAAACATTGAGCTGGTCACGGTCCTCGATCCGCGCGCCGCCAAGGTGAAGGCCGATCCGTCGCAGCTCGAGCAGGTCATCATGAACCTGGCGGTCAACGCGCGCGACGCCATGCCCCGCGGCGGCAAGCTGACGCTGGAGACCCAGACGGTCGTCATCGGGGAAAACGATGGCCGCCACATCGTCCAGATGCCGCCCGGGCGATACACCATGCTCGCCGTCAGCGACACCGGCATCGGCATGGACGCGGAGACGCGCAAGAGGATCTTCGAGCCCTTCTTCACCACCAAGGAAAAAGACAAGGGCACCGGCCTGGGCCTGGCCACGGTCTATGGCATCGTGAAGCAGAGCAACGGATACATCTGGGTGTACAGCGAGGTAGGCAAGGGCACCACGTTCAAGGTCTACCTGCCCGCCGAGACGGTGGAAGAGCCGGTGGTCGAAGCCCCGCCCGCGCCGCCGCCCATTCCCACCGGCTCGGAGACCATCCTGCTGGTGGAAGACGCGGCCTCGCTGCGCGAGCTGAGCCGCGAACTGCTGGAAGCGATGGGCTACAGTGTGCTGGAAGCCGCCCACGGCGCCGAGGCGCTGCGCGTGGCCGAAGAGCACGCCGGCCAGATCAACCTGCTGATGACCGACATGATCATGCCGGGCATAACCGGGCGCGAGCTGGCCGACCAGTTGCGCGCGTCGCAACGCGGGCTCAAGGTGCTGTTCATCTCCGGCTACACGGAAAACGCCGTAGCGCAGCACGAGGAACTCTCGCCCGACGCCGGCTTCCTGCAAAAGCCGTTCTCGCGCGAGTCGCTGGCGCGCAAACTGCGCGAGGTGCTGAAGAAGCCGGACGCGGTGTCGCACGAGGCGTGA